From a region of the Panicum virgatum strain AP13 chromosome 2K, P.virgatum_v5, whole genome shotgun sequence genome:
- the LOC120689261 gene encoding L-ascorbate oxidase homolog, whose translation MAGGNGAAARLLLYFAGLLIVPLLVAGDDPYRFFTWTVTYGDIYPLGVKQQGILINNQFPGPQIEAVTNDNLIINVFNKLNEPFLLSWSGLQQRRNSFEDGVAGTTCPIPPGANFTYIMQAKDQIGTYYYFPSLAFHKAAGGFGGIRVLSRPQIPVPFPPPAADYTALIGDWYRANHTDLRYVLDSGKALGFPDGLLINGRGPNGYTFTVQPGKTYRFRITNVGLATSLNIRFQGHTMKLVEVEGSHTMQTTYSSLDVHLGQSYSVLLTADQPAFDYAIVVSTRFTTRILSTTAVLHYANSAGKAPGPLPGGPTIQIDWSLNQARSIRWNLTASGPRPNPQGSYHYGLVPVTRTIRLANSAPTINGKQRYAVNSVSYVSPDTPLKVADYYKIGGVFSVGTIADNPSYGGAYLQTSVMGASYRDYVEIVFENSEDVVQSWHIDGYAFWVVGMDGGKWSAASRQGYNLRDGVSRYTVQVYPRSWTAIYMPLDNVGMWNVRSESWARQYLGQQFYLRVWTPSTSLRDEFPIPKNALLCGRAAGRRTRPL comes from the exons ATGGCAGGCggcaatggcgccgccgcccgtctcCTCTTGTACTTCGCCGGCCTGCTTATCGTGCCGCTGCTCGTGGCCGGCGACGACCCCTACCGGTTCTTCACGTGGACGGTGACCTACGGCGACATCTACCCGCTCGGCGTCAAGCAGCAG GGGATCCTGATCAACAACCAGTTCCCGGGGCCGCAGATCGAGGCGGTCACCAACGACAACCTCATCATCAACGTCTTCAACAAGCTCAACGAGCCGTTCCTCCTCTCCTG GAGCGGGCTCCAGCAGCGGCGGAACTCGTTCGAGGACGGCGTGGCCGGCACGACGTGCCCCATCCCGCCGGGCGCCAACTTCACCTACATCATGCAGGCCAAGGACCAGATCGGCACCTACTACTACTTCCCCTCGCTCGCCTTCCACAAGGCCGCCGGCGGCTTCGGCGGCATCCGCGTCCTCAGCCGCCCTCAGATCCCCGTCCccttcccgccgccggccgccgactACACCGCCCTCATCGGCGACTGGTACAGGGCCAACCACACc GACCTGAGGTACGTTCTTGACAGCGGCAAGGCGCTCGGCTTCCCTGACGGCCTGCTCATCAACGGCCGGGGCCCCAACGGCTACACCTTCACCGTGCAGCCCG GCAAGACGTACCGCTTCCGGATCACCAACGTGGGCCTGGCCACCTCCCTCAACATCCGGTTCCAGGGCCACACCATGAAgctcgtcgaggtggagggCTCCCACACCATGCAGACCACCTACTCGTCCCTCGACGTGCACCTCGGCCAGTCCTACTCCGTGCTCCTCACCGCCGACCAGCCCGCCTTCGACTACGCCATCGTCGTCTCCACGCGCTTCACCACCAGGATCctctccaccaccgccgtcctTCACTACGCCAACTCCGCCGGCAAGGCGCCCGGGCCCCTCCCCGGAGGCCCCACCATCCAGATCGACTGGTCTCTCAACCAGGCCCGCTCCATCAG GTGGAACCTGACGGCGAGCGGGCCGCGGCCGAACCCGCAGGGCTCGTACCACTACGGCCTGGTGCCGGTGACCCGGACCATCCGGCTGGCCAACTCGGCGCCGACCATCAACGGGAAGCAGAGGTACGCGGTGAACAGCGTGTCGTACGTGAGCCCGGACACCCCGCTCAAGGTCGCCGACtactacaagatcggcggcgtCTTCTCGGTGGGCACCATCGCCGACAACCCGAGCTACGGCGGCGCCTACCTCCAGACGTCGGTCATGGGGGCCAGCTACAGGGACTACGTCGAGATCGTGTTCGAGAACAGCGAGGACGTGGTGCAGTCGTGGCACATCGACGGCTACGCCTTCTGGGTCGTCGG AATGGACGGAGGAAAAtggtcggcggcgagcaggcAGGGCTACAACCTGAGGGATGGCGTCTCCCGGTACACTGTCCAG GTTTACCCCAGGTCATGGACGGCGATCTACATGCCCCTGGACAACGTTGGCATGTGGAACGTCCGGTCGGAGAGCTGGGCCAGGCAGTACCTGGGGCAGCAGTTCTACCTCCGCGTCTGGACGCCGTCGACGTCGTTGCGCGACGAGTTCCCGATCCCCAAGAACGCTCTCCTCtgcggccgggcggccggccgccggaccaggccgctctga
- the LOC120695501 gene encoding uncharacterized protein LOC120695501, which yields MASSIKFLTYNVWSCEHVAVYRRIRAICGIIERHDPDVIFLQEVTDYIYSLLQEAPWWGNYVEFSSYSTPCCLVLSKLYAKKVVLLLPEYWGSSALGLRAREIPSELTSARVYRPIPRTPGVAFTARLRAATCNLAGPTPSDIGAVHRRATARAFLVHFDAVPRMFELDENVVLGGDLGWDDDLDGPLRLGDNGWVDAWRELRGGDGDEGGGWTYDAVANPMLRGLNLPVERRRPRTGSSAGRGTSR from the exons ATGGCCAGCAGTATCAAGTTCCTGACGTACAACGTCTGGTCCTGCGAGCACGTCGCGGTCTACCGGCGGATACGGGCGATCTGCGGCATCATCGAGCGCCATGACCCGGACGTCATCTTCTTGCAG GAGGTCACCGACTACATTTACAGCCTCCTCCAGGAGGCTCCGTGGTGGGGAAACTACGTCGAGTTCTCTTCCTACTCGACACCTTGCTGCCTTGTG TTGAGCAAGTTGTACGCCAAAAAggtggttcttcttcttcccgaatactggggctcctcggcCTTGGGTCTTCGTGCACGTGAGATACCTTCTGAGCTGACGTCGGCCAGGGTATACAGGCCCATTCCGAGGACGCCCGGTGTAGCCTTTACGGCCCGCCTGCGCGCGGCGACGTGCAACCTCGCGGGCCCAACACCGTCGGACATCGGCGCCGTGCACCGGCGCGCCACGGCCCGCGCCTTTCTGGTGCACTTCGACGCCGTCCCCCGCATGTTCGAGCTCGATGAGAACGTCGTGCTGGGCGGTGACTTGGGATGGGACGACGACCTGGACGGCCCGCTCCGGCTGGGCGACAACGGGTGGGTGGACGCCTGGCGCGagctgcgcggcggcgacggcgacgagggcggcggGTGGACGTACGACGCGGTGGCGAACCCGATGCTCAGGGGGCTGAACCTGCCGGTCGAGCGCCGGAGGCCCCGGACAGGTTCATCTGCAGGCCGAGGGACTTCACGCTAG